The DNA window TGCGTGTTGCGCCGCGCCCCGTTGTTCCTGTACACTGGCTTGTCACACATTTCGCAATAAGGAGAGATTATGTCACTGCTTAACTCGGCATTCCTGCTCGCTCACCGCGTGTTTCCCGCCACCGTCGCGCACGCCCATTGCGACATCCCTTGCGGCATCTATGATCCCCATACAGCTCAGGTATCGGCCCTGACCGCCATCCGCATGAGCCAGCTTCTTCAGAACCTGAAGAAGCCCGGGCCAGACTGCACCCCCGCTGAGGTGAACGCGTTCATGACGGAGGTGAGCCGTCTGACGGCCGCCAAGGAGCAGCACGCGGAGCTGTGCAAGCACGAGTTGCGCATCCTCTGGGGCGACTACTTCAAGCCGGAGCACCTCCAGCAGGTCCCGGACCTCCATGACAAGTTCTGGAAGGCCCTGAAGCTGGCGTCCGCTGTCCGGCAGAAGAACGACCTGAAGACCGCCGAGGACCTGCTCACCGCGGTACAGCAGATAGCTGAGGCCTTCTGGAAGACGAAGGGCGCAAAGACAGCCAAGCAGCCCTCGCGCCACGCGGTGGGGTACGAGCTGGTCTACCCAGCCTAGCGCCGTCGTCCGTCACGTCATA is part of the Dehalococcoidia bacterium genome and encodes:
- the sodN gene encoding superoxide dismutase, Ni — encoded protein: MSLLNSAFLLAHRVFPATVAHAHCDIPCGIYDPHTAQVSALTAIRMSQLLQNLKKPGPDCTPAEVNAFMTEVSRLTAAKEQHAELCKHELRILWGDYFKPEHLQQVPDLHDKFWKALKLASAVRQKNDLKTAEDLLTAVQQIAEAFWKTKGAKTAKQPSRHAVGYELVYPA